The proteins below come from a single Alnus glutinosa chromosome 9, dhAlnGlut1.1, whole genome shotgun sequence genomic window:
- the LOC133876755 gene encoding inactive protein RESTRICTED TEV MOVEMENT 2-like, giving the protein MEAKPLAANSVYEDFDPPSEWAREQEDDTLILELPGFKKEQLRVQVALNRSLKISSERSLGNNKWRRFQKELPVPSNVDPNSITAKFEGGMLYIKHPKVITALAGLARPEQAKAPSPE; this is encoded by the exons ATGGAAGCCAAGCCACTA GCTGCTAATAGTGTTTATGAGGACTTTGATCCTCCATCGGAATGGGCAAGAGAGCAGGAAGATGACACTCTAATCCTCGAGCTACCAG gCTTTAAAAAGGAACAGCTAAGGGTTCAGGTAGCCTTAAATCGTAGCCTGAAGATCTCCAGCGAACGCTCGCTCGGGAACAACAAATGGCGGCGTTTCCAAAAGGAATTGCCCGTCCCGTCAAATGTGGACCCCAATTCAATCACTGCAAAGTTTGAAGGCGGCATGCTTTACATCAAACACCCGAAAGTCATCACTGCTCTGGCTGGACTAGCACGGCCGGAGCAGGCAAAAGCTCCAAGCCCCGAATAG